The sequence CTTGGAATTTTTCGTTCCAAGCTCGTCCAGAATCGTCTGAATGCCGGGTAGCGTCGGATAAGGTTTTTCCGGCACAACCTTCAGACTGACTTCGCGATAGGTCTCCTCCAGCGCCTCTCGGTCCGTGGTCTGAAGATATTTGCTCAAAATCTTGATGCTCGGCTCTTTTTGCGTCTTGTAGAAATGAATCCCCTCGACCGCGGATTTCATCACCGCCATGACGACGTCCGGTTGCGATTTGACATAGGCTCTTGAAGTCACCAGCGCCGTAAGCTGATAGGGGATGTTGAGCTGGGCCATGTCGATCAGCACATTGTAGCCTTGTTTGCGCGCGGTCAACGTGAAGGGCGGCGTGATGATCGTTGCCTGCACGGCTTTTGATTGCAACCCCGCCACGCGCGCGGTCTGAGCGCCGATTTGCAGCAGCGTGGCGTCCTTTTCGGGATTCAGGCCGACTCTGGCCAACGCCATACGCACGCTGAGGTCGGTGGCGCTGCCGAAGCGGCTGATGGCGATTTTTCCTCCCTTGAGCTGCTCGACGGTTTTTATTTCCGGGAGGGACACGAGGCTGTAGGGAAAGGTATTGAGAAAACTCGCAATCATCACCACGTCCACTCCAGCGAGGCTGGCGGCGACGGAAGCCGAGCCGTCCGCCTGGGTCATCGGCACGTCCCCTCCGACCATGGCTTGAATTCCGAGCGAGCCGCCGGCCACGAAGATAAGCGATACCTCGAGGCCGTTCTTGCGGAAGAGTCCCGCTTGCTGGGCGATGATGACGACGGCTTGATAAGGACTGGTGGCGGTGTAGGAGAGATTGAGTTTCTTCGTCTGCGCGTTGGCCGGCGGAACCGGCAACAGAAAAAATAATAGAGAAACCGTAAAGCCGAGCGCGCGCTTTATTTT comes from Candidatus Binatia bacterium and encodes:
- a CDS encoding ABC transporter substrate-binding protein; amino-acid sequence: MKIKRALGFTVSLLFFLLPVPPANAQTKKLNLSYTATSPYQAVVIIAQQAGLFRKNGLEVSLIFVAGGSLGIQAMVGGDVPMTQADGSASVAASLAGVDVVMIASFLNTFPYSLVSLPEIKTVEQLKGGKIAISRFGSATDLSVRMALARVGLNPEKDATLLQIGAQTARVAGLQSKAVQATIITPPFTLTARKQGYNVLIDMAQLNIPYQLTALVTSRAYVKSQPDVVMAVMKSAVEGIHFYKTQKEPSIKILSKYLQTTDREALEETYREVSLKVVPEKPYPTLPGIQTILDELGTKNSKVKNARPEDFVDMSFVKKLDDEKFFDRLYKR